ATCTCCGCATGCATGAGATGGGTCGAAAACGATTTTCAAGTCAGTATGCTCACGAAGCTCAAGAATACTTGCCAAATCAGGTGTGTTGCGCATCATAGAATCAATTTGCTCGAATGTGCGAATTCCCCTAAGACAAAGTATAACATTCGGGTTGCCTGCATTTATTATATATTCAGCAGAAAGTAGAAATTCATTGATAGTTGAGTTAAAGCTGCGTTTCAGTAAGACCGGTTTACGGTCCAAAGCTGTTTTCTTTCCGATTTGTTTCAGAAAACCGTAGGAAAACATATTGCGGCTACCGATCTGAATAATATCGGCAAATTCATAAAGCTCTTCTAACTGCCTTGAATCAGTAAATTCTGTAACAACAAACATATTATACATTTCAGCAATACTTTTCATCATTTTCAAGCCCTCATCCTCAAGTCCTTGAAATGAATAAGGTGAAGTCCTGGGCTTGAAAGCACCGCCTCTGAGAAGGCGAATACCATTTTGATTAAGATGTCCGGCTATATCTCTTAGCTGCGTTTCAGACTCAATAGTACAAGGACCGGCGATGAGGAAAGGCATTTTTTCGAGTACTGAATCCAAATCGCCTGTAATAATACTATCAAGTTTGTAAAAGTCAGATTTTGAATAAAATAATATTTCTCTTAATACTTTCTCAATCAAATGTGGGTTAATCTCACCCTCAAACTGATTCTTCAGCGAAGTAATTATTTCAAGTTCTCTTGTTTTATCATAAACAGATAAACATTGCTTTTTTTTTATACTAATAATGGCATCAGAAATAGTCTTCCGCTTGATAAGTAAGCGGATGATTTCTTTATCAATGTCATTGACATCAAGTCTGAGATTATTTATCTCAACCATATCAGAATTTGAAATATTAATCAATGCTTAAAAGTTCTATTTCAAAAGTCAAATCTTCTCCTGCAAGCTCATGATTTGCATCAATTATAAGCTCTTCTTCAGTTACTTCCACAATATTGGCATAGAGTGAATTGCCGTCTTTGAGGGGCATTTCAAGCATATCACCAACTTGTAAATCTCCATCGGTCTGAACTTCATCCTTTGCAATATTGAATATAAGGTCTTCGCTATGAGGACCATAAGCTTCCTCTACGGGAATATTGATAATCTTTTTTTCACCGGCTGACATGCCGATTATCCCATCTTCAAAACCGGGAATTACTTCACCTTCACCGATTGTGAATGTAAATGGTTCTTTCTCGTCAGTTGAATCGAAAATTGATCCATCAGATAATTTCCCAACATAAGTAACTGATACATTACTTCCAATCTGAGCTGTTGTCATAGTTAAATCCTTATTTAAAATACAATTTTTAAAATTTATCAACTTCTATACTGAAAAATAAGTAATTATTTAGTTTTAAAAAAATATTGGTGAAAATATGTCAGTAATTAACAAAAAATTTCAAACAAAAGCAAGTTCTTCTGAAATGCGTCATTTCATAGATACTAAAGTTTTAGTAAATCCTGCACTAAAACCAATGGTAGATTCAGCTGCCTGGAACGGCAATACTCTGTTTCTTTCGTCAAAACTTGGCAAAGGAACAATCCACCTTGAAGATAATTTAGTCGAAGTAAATATTGAGTTAAATTTCTTTGGTAGTATGGCAAAAAATACAATTGAAGCAACTCTTGACAAAGAATTCAAACAGCTTAATCCCTGATTATAAGTATATTTCAACTATTTGATACTAAATTTAAGGGTTTTTTAAGTGTGAATAATGTTATTTCCGGATTTACGCCTAAACGAATTGGAGGTCCAGACACACCTATTCCACGATTAACATATAAATATTGATTCCCTTGACTGTAAAGCCCCATAAAATGCTTATATACAGCTTTTACAGGCGATAAATCAAAACCCAGGAATTCAAATGCAACCTGACCGCCGTGAGTGTGTCCCGATAAAGTCAAATCAGTAAAACGTTTTCCCAGAACATGGCTTTCCCATGTTTTGGGATCGTGACTCATCAATATACTCACATTCTTTGGATTAATACCTTCGTATGCTTTATCAAAATCACCGAAAGTCTGACGTGAGCCGATATTATCAACTCCTATCAGATTCAACTCGCTGCCTTTGATTTTGAGAGTCCTGTTTTCATTAATCAGTAATTTTACCCCTGTGTTGTTTATTCGCTTTAGTAATTTTTGGTGGTCTTCATTGGACATATAATGGTCGTGATTGCCAAGACAAGCATAAACTCCGTGATAAGATTTCAAGCTCCTTAAAAATTTATCGCCGAAATCCAATTCCTCATATCTGAAATTGACAAAATCCCCGGTGATTAAAATTAAATCAGGTGAAAGTGAATTAACGATTTTTCCGATTTTCTCTAAAATATTGCCTTTCATATATTTTCCGAAATGCAAGTCAGAAAGCTGTACTATTTTAATTCCGTCCAAATTTAGCGGCAAATTTGGCAAATAAATCGTTTCTCTAAATAATTTCAAATCATAAACTGTATGAGCAAGCCCCTTCACTGCGAGTGCAAATGGTACCCCTGCAAAACTCCAAGCCAGATTTCCAATAAATTTCCTTCGTGCATAGACTGAAGGTTTTATTTCAGGAATATTCTGTTCCGCTGATTTTGGTTTGAATAATTTTGTCGAAAATCGAATTAATTCAATAACAATCAGTACCGGCACAATAACTAACTTCGGAAGATACCAGAAACTTGTCAATAAATTCAACCAGTTAATATATTCCGGACCCGGAAAAACCATGAAATTGTAATAGTTTGAAAAAACAAAAATTAATAGCATAATTATCGAAATCCAAAAAGGTATCCGATACCAATTTTTGTTATAATTTTTTGATTTGCAGTATTTTTTCCAGCGAGAAATCACAAAATAATCCAATGCAGTAAGGATCAAAAGTAAAATGCCGGAGAAAATAATCATTCTGGTATAATTCATTAAATTCTCATTATTATGAATTAATATTGACGAAATTAGATGCTAATTCGTTTTACTACAAACATATTAATAATTTTAGGAAATATAATGGCAGCTACACCTTCAAATATGTTAGCATTGGGAACTACCGCTCCCGATTTTGAGCTTTTTAATCCTGTTGTTAATAAAAATCAATCATTAAATGAGTTGAAATCCGGTATCGCAACAGTAATTATGTTTATTTGCAATCATTGTCCATATGTAATTCATATTAATTCAACACTTGTTGAATTATCAAATGAATACATAAAAAAAGGCATCTCATTCATTGGAATTAATTCAAATGATGTAGTCAATTATCCTCAGGATTCACCCGAAAAAATGAAATTATTCGCTTTGAAAGAGGGTTATAATTTTCCCTACCTTTTTGATGAAACTCAGGATATAGCAAAAGCCTATCATGCAGCATGCACTCCTGATATTTACGTATTCGACAAGGATTTGAAATTGGTTTACCGCGGACAGTTTGATAACTCCAGACCCAATAACGGATTGCCCGTAACAGGAAGCGACCTCGCATCTGCACTTGATGCATTAATTAGAGGTGAGAAGGTTAACAATGAACAGACTCCAAGCATAGGTTGCAACATCAAGTGGAAATAATTAATAATTAGTGAATTGTATAAAAATAAATCAAATATATAACCGTAAAGTGTTTAACAGAATATATTATGCAATAAAAAATTAAAGTTGAAATTGTAACTTATTTGATTATTTTTGCTCTATATATAAAGTTGACAACTGAAATAAATGAGAATATTTTGTAGATTTATAATTTTAGGTTTTTCTGTGATGAAAAAATACACATTTTATATTTTATTGGTAACCATATTATTTGGTGCAGAAGCTCAATCTCAATGGAGACCTTATGGGGTTCCTGAGTATATCAAGGCAGAATACTTTGAGAATTTCCCCAATTTTTATCAATATCCTATCAATGGTAGATTACGCCATTTTCCTACTCCTCCGGAAGATTTGAAATATGTTCCTGAACAAACTCGTTTCTTATCTTCAGACGGTATTGAGATAGTTAATGCATCGAGTTCATTTCCTGATGCAAAAACAGAAACCTGGATGGCTATTAATCCATTGGATCCAAATAATTTAATTGCAACAAGTAATGATAACCGCTTCCTCGGAGGATTTCAAGGTTTCAGAATGAGTGCATTCGTCACAAAAGATGGAGGTCGTAACTGGGTTCACAGTCCAACTCCAGCAAATAGCGGACATTGGATTACACCACAGGGTTCGAGAGCTACGATTTTTGACCCGGGAATTACCTACGACCACGAAGGCAATGTGTATTATATTTACGGATTCTCTGAAACTACATGGGGAAGTGATGACAAAGATACTGAAAAAAATGGTGTATTCGTAGTCAAATCTACAGACGGAGGCTCAAGCTGGAATGCTCTTGAGGAGTATGGAATTAACGGTATTGTTGCTATCACTAATGACGCATTCCAATCAAGCGATAACCCATTTCATGACAGATACAGCGTGGGTGCGGACTGGTCTGAAACATCACCGCATCAGGGTAATATTTATGTTACATGGAGAGTTTTCCGCGGAATGAATGGTGTAGTATTCAGCCGTTCAACCAATGGCGGTAATACATGGTCTTCTTATCGCAGACTTGCTTTGGGCGGTCAGGCTCCTCAGCCTGTTACCGGACCCGATGGTGATGTTTATGTGACCTGGATAGATGTTGATATGAATGGAAATTCACGAGCTATGTTTATTCGTTCTACTGATGCCGGCAATAGCTTTGGCAATCCTATTGAAGCACAACGTATAGCCAGTATCGGCAATCGCCACCCTTCAAGCGGAAGATTTGTCCTGACAGATAAGCAAGACATTAGAGTTTCATCAGTACCTCAAATGGCTGTAGATATTTCTCAATCACCAAATCGTGGTACAATTTATATTGTTCAGGCTGGACGTGAAACCTCAAATGGTCCTTATGGAGTCTATCTTGCAAAGTCAACTAACAATGGACTTTCCTGGGAAAAGAATATTAGAATAGATAATTCAATTAACAGACGAGATATGTTTTTCCCATCAATATCTTGTGACCCTAAAACAGGAATGGTGGCTGTACTTTATTATTCCTCACAGAATGATGACGATAATGTCGGCGTTGATGCTTATGTAGCAATCTCACAAGACGGTGGCAATACATGGCGTCATTTGAGAGTTACACCTTCAACATTTTACCTGAACCAGCGCAGTACTGTTTTCCCTCAAGGTGGAGAAGGCAATATCTACTGGGGAGATTATACACACATAGTTGCTTTCGACAATAAAGTTTATCCATTATTCTGGATGCCTACAAGGGCTGATTATGCTTATCAGACAAATGCCTTATTTACGGCATTTATTTCACCGGCTCCACAACCTCCAATTGATGTAGCTTTCGAAACACAACTTTCACCAACAAGATTAAGACTTAACTGGATTCATCCGACTAAGACTCTGTTAGGTGATGACCTGACTGAATTTAAGATTAACATTTACAAAGGCGAAACAAACATAGGTGAAGTTCAGCATAATCAAACAGCTGAATTCATTGACAGCGATGTTGTTTACGGTTCAAGCTACACCTACTTCCTTGAAACTGAAATGCCTAACGGACTAAAAAGTGCAAAAGTTGAAATCAATGCTATAGCAGGTGGCAATCCTAAGCCGAAACCACCAACAGAACTTGCTTGGAGACCACATCCTAACGGAGTAACATTCACATGGAGAAACCCAAGGCAAACTGTTGCAGACGAACCTTTGCTTGATAATCTGAAAATTGCATTTTATAATGCTGCAACAAATCAGTTAATTGAATCTGTTGGTTCTTCTGAATTCACTGCCGGTTCTGTTAATTCACATACTGTTGTCATGGATACTGAAAAATTCTACAAGATTAGAATTAAAGCCGTTACTGTCAGAGGTAATGTTGAAACTGAAAGCGATTTTTCTGCAGATGAAATTATAGCATATTCCGGAGCACCAAAATCTGACATTGATGAAAATTTTGATAATACTGAATCCATAATTCCTCATTATATTTCAGACAAATGGGGGCTTACTACTGAAAAAGCAAAATCAGAACCAAACAGTCTTACAGATTCACCAGGAAGTAACTATGCAGCTAATCAGTATGAGTATGTTATATTAGCACCGGTTGTCTTATCTGCGGACAAATCAACTCTCAGTTTTGACCATATAGCGCTAATTGATACTACTGTGAGATTTGATGTAAACAATAATCCAACTTATGATTTTGGTGATATATCTTACTCACGTGATTTCGGAAAAACCTGGAATATGCTCAAATGGGTAAATTCAGCAACTTCTGAAGAATTTTTCACAGGTAATCTTGCAGGCAGTCAGTGGCAATCACTTGCATTCAATTTGTCGCAATATACCGGCGATACTGTTCTGTTCAGATTTGCACTTGGTTCAAATGATTTCAGACAAGCTGAAGGCTGGTTCATTGATAATATCAAAATGGACAACAGACCATCATCTGTTAATTATGACCTGCTTGAAATGACAAGATTATTTGTCAGCCCAAATCCTGCTAATAATTTTGCAAGAGTTTCTCTTACAACTGTTACAAATGCGGATTTGCGCATTGAGCTCTATGATTTGTTAGGTAGTAAAATTGATATTCGCAATGTTGGTATGATTAATCAGGGCGAATATTCATTCGATTTCAAATTAAGTCAGCTAGCTGATGGCGTTTATTACTTTCGTATATCACTTGACAATTATACAAAAACTATTCCTGTAAGTGTTGTAAGATAAAATGAATGTAATTTTTCGTTAATTTACAAAAAAAAGCGATAAAATAATATTAATATTTTGTCGCTTTTTTTAATTTGAGTAGTTTTGCATTTTATTATATATTATCTTAAAAAAATGTCTAAGAAAACTGTTATAAAAAATAATGTTGACTCTGAAATCAGCGAAGATGTGAAAACTGAGTCACCTGAAAAAGAAATTCCGGTTACACCTGGAAATGTATCTGAAAAATCGTCTGAAACATCAATACTCAGAAATCCAAAGTCTAAGAGAAGACGCTTTCCGAAGCGACCAAGGAGAATTAATGGTATTGAGTTTAAGGTTAAAGCTAAACCAGTAGTTGAAATTCCTGCAGAAATTATTGTTGATAAAGTGAGCGATAAAAATGAAGTAGCTACTAATTTAATTATTCCGACAGAAACCAATATCGAAGAATCACATACTAATTCTACTATAGTTAGCGATTTACCAACTAAGCAGTCAAGAAGACGAAAGAAGAAAAAGCCGTCACAGAAAATACAAGAGGTAGCAGTAAGCCAAACAACTGCGTCAACTGAAGTGATGCAGATGCCGGTTGAGAATGATGAAGCCAATAAGCAAAATTCAGCAACTGTAATTATTCCGGAATCCCAAACTCCGGATTCATCTGAAGTAACTTCTATCGTACCTGATTCTACATCAAGAAATCGTAAGAAAAAAAAGAAAAAGAAACCGAGTCAGCAAACTCAAACTACTACTGAGATTGTTATTCAGGATACTGTTGAAATTCAGAATTTGCCTGAGACACAACCTGTTAATGCAGTAGTGGGCAAACAAAACATTAGTAAAAAGCAGCCGCATGTTCAGCCTACTAAGACAGATACTGGCAAGCAGATTCCTGAGAAAAAGCATCCGCATGTTCAGCCTACTAAGGCAGATACTGGCAAGCAGATTCCTGAGAAAAAGCAAACCAAGCCTGAGAAAAGTAAACAAACTCAAAAAACTGAAATTTTATACTCAACTTTACCTAAAGTCAAAGAGCTTAGTAAAAGCCAGTTATCTAACGAGTTTTTGAATGATTTCCTAAATCAGGTCGAAGATTATTTAAAGCAGCAGGCATATATAGAGCCGGGCGGCAAGATACTTCTTGCTGTTAGTGGGGGAGTAGATTCCATCGTAATGATGGATGCCGTGGCTATTCTAGCTCACAGAATGAGATTTTCTCTTTATGTTGCCCACTTCAATCATAAACTTCGCGGGCTTTCAGCTGATGCGGATGAAGTACTCGTAAGAAATGTCAGCAAGGAATATAACCTGCATTTTTATGCAGGCTCGGGCAATGTTAAGCAATATTCATCTAAAAACGGGCTTTCAATTGAGCATGCCGCAAGAATTTTAAGATATAATTATTTTGAAAGAACTGCCAGAAATATTGGTGTTGATATTGTCGCCACCGCTCATACTGAAGATGACCTTGTCGAGACATTTTTCATAAATTTATTCAGAGGTAGCGGGCTTACCGGACTTAGCAGTATGCCATCGAAAAGAAAATTTGTAAAAAATGTTTCTCTCGTCAGACCATTTCTAAAATTCAGCAAGAAAGAGCTTTACAAATATGCTGAAATCAGAAAATTAAAATGGAATGAAGATGAGACAAATTCTCTTTTAAATTATACCAGAAATAAAATTCGACATGATCTGATACCAAAGTTAATTGATGAGTATAATCCATCGCTTATTAGCTTGATAAATCGCACCGCAGAGCTTATTCAGGGTGCTGATGAAGTAATTAAGGATATTGTAACAAAAAGTATCATAAATGTCATTGATGAAGCAAATAACGAGCGTTTTAGTCTGAAAATTAATATGCTATTGACATTCAATAAATTTATGCAGGGTGAACTTATTCAATATTCATGGAACAAATATTTCCGACTTCAACCAATGCCTCTCAGTACTATTGACAGAATATTGGTACTGACAAAAAGCCAAACCGGAAGTATCTGCGAAATTTCATCAGGATATTATGTATTAAGAGACCGCAACAATTTGATTTTTGTAAAAAGAATCAAAGATATTCCGTCATCATTAATAATCGAAAAACCCGGTGAATATAAAATTGGAAAGTATAAACTCGAAATAAAGGAAGTGAAACCTTCTGATGTTGCTTTTTCAGATGATAAGAATATCGAATACATTCCAGCCTCACTAATGGAACCATTTGTAGAAATTCGGAACAAAAAAGAAGGTGATAATTTTTTCCCTCTTGGTGCGCCGGGTGAAATGAAGTTGAGTGATTTCCTGACAAACGAGAAGGTATCTTTGGTTGATAAGCCAAATGTGTTAATACTTACGAACAAGATTGATATTTTATGGGTTATGGGATACAGAATCAG
This window of the Ignavibacteriota bacterium genome carries:
- a CDS encoding bifunctional 3-deoxy-7-phosphoheptulonate synthase/chorismate mutase; the encoded protein is MVEINNLRLDVNDIDKEIIRLLIKRKTISDAIISIKKKQCLSVYDKTRELEIITSLKNQFEGEINPHLIEKVLREILFYSKSDFYKLDSIITGDLDSVLEKMPFLIAGPCTIESETQLRDIAGHLNQNGIRLLRGGAFKPRTSPYSFQGLEDEGLKMMKSIAEMYNMFVVTEFTDSRQLEELYEFADIIQIGSRNMFSYGFLKQIGKKTALDRKPVLLKRSFNSTINEFLLSAEYIINAGNPNVILCLRGIRTFEQIDSMMRNTPDLASILELREHTDLKIVFDPSHACGDAKFVVPTAEAALKLGADGLIVETHNAPHDAITDGKQSIEPRELERLINYININY
- a CDS encoding thioredoxin family protein, which produces MAATPSNMLALGTTAPDFELFNPVVNKNQSLNELKSGIATVIMFICNHCPYVIHINSTLVELSNEYIKKGISFIGINSNDVVNYPQDSPEKMKLFALKEGYNFPYLFDETQDIAKAYHAACTPDIYVFDKDLKLVYRGQFDNSRPNNGLPVTGSDLASALDALIRGEKVNNEQTPSIGCNIKWK
- a CDS encoding polyhydroxyalkanoic acid system family protein encodes the protein MSVINKKFQTKASSSEMRHFIDTKVLVNPALKPMVDSAAWNGNTLFLSSKLGKGTIHLEDNLVEVNIELNFFGSMAKNTIEATLDKEFKQLNP
- a CDS encoding metallophosphoesterase; this translates as MNYTRMIIFSGILLLILTALDYFVISRWKKYCKSKNYNKNWYRIPFWISIIMLLIFVFSNYYNFMVFPGPEYINWLNLLTSFWYLPKLVIVPVLIVIELIRFSTKLFKPKSAEQNIPEIKPSVYARRKFIGNLAWSFAGVPFALAVKGLAHTVYDLKLFRETIYLPNLPLNLDGIKIVQLSDLHFGKYMKGNILEKIGKIVNSLSPDLILITGDFVNFRYEELDFGDKFLRSLKSYHGVYACLGNHDHYMSNEDHQKLLKRINNTGVKLLINENRTLKIKGSELNLIGVDNIGSRQTFGDFDKAYEGINPKNVSILMSHDPKTWESHVLGKRFTDLTLSGHTHGGQVAFEFLGFDLSPVKAVYKHFMGLYSQGNQYLYVNRGIGVSGPPIRLGVNPEITLFTLKKPLNLVSNS
- a CDS encoding T9SS type A sorting domain-containing protein, coding for MKKYTFYILLVTILFGAEAQSQWRPYGVPEYIKAEYFENFPNFYQYPINGRLRHFPTPPEDLKYVPEQTRFLSSDGIEIVNASSSFPDAKTETWMAINPLDPNNLIATSNDNRFLGGFQGFRMSAFVTKDGGRNWVHSPTPANSGHWITPQGSRATIFDPGITYDHEGNVYYIYGFSETTWGSDDKDTEKNGVFVVKSTDGGSSWNALEEYGINGIVAITNDAFQSSDNPFHDRYSVGADWSETSPHQGNIYVTWRVFRGMNGVVFSRSTNGGNTWSSYRRLALGGQAPQPVTGPDGDVYVTWIDVDMNGNSRAMFIRSTDAGNSFGNPIEAQRIASIGNRHPSSGRFVLTDKQDIRVSSVPQMAVDISQSPNRGTIYIVQAGRETSNGPYGVYLAKSTNNGLSWEKNIRIDNSINRRDMFFPSISCDPKTGMVAVLYYSSQNDDDNVGVDAYVAISQDGGNTWRHLRVTPSTFYLNQRSTVFPQGGEGNIYWGDYTHIVAFDNKVYPLFWMPTRADYAYQTNALFTAFISPAPQPPIDVAFETQLSPTRLRLNWIHPTKTLLGDDLTEFKINIYKGETNIGEVQHNQTAEFIDSDVVYGSSYTYFLETEMPNGLKSAKVEINAIAGGNPKPKPPTELAWRPHPNGVTFTWRNPRQTVADEPLLDNLKIAFYNAATNQLIESVGSSEFTAGSVNSHTVVMDTEKFYKIRIKAVTVRGNVETESDFSADEIIAYSGAPKSDIDENFDNTESIIPHYISDKWGLTTEKAKSEPNSLTDSPGSNYAANQYEYVILAPVVLSADKSTLSFDHIALIDTTVRFDVNNNPTYDFGDISYSRDFGKTWNMLKWVNSATSEEFFTGNLAGSQWQSLAFNLSQYTGDTVLFRFALGSNDFRQAEGWFIDNIKMDNRPSSVNYDLLEMTRLFVSPNPANNFARVSLTTVTNADLRIELYDLLGSKIDIRNVGMINQGEYSFDFKLSQLADGVYYFRISLDNYTKTIPVSVVR
- the tilS gene encoding tRNA lysidine(34) synthetase TilS, with amino-acid sequence MSKKTVIKNNVDSEISEDVKTESPEKEIPVTPGNVSEKSSETSILRNPKSKRRRFPKRPRRINGIEFKVKAKPVVEIPAEIIVDKVSDKNEVATNLIIPTETNIEESHTNSTIVSDLPTKQSRRRKKKKPSQKIQEVAVSQTTASTEVMQMPVENDEANKQNSATVIIPESQTPDSSEVTSIVPDSTSRNRKKKKKKKPSQQTQTTTEIVIQDTVEIQNLPETQPVNAVVGKQNISKKQPHVQPTKTDTGKQIPEKKHPHVQPTKADTGKQIPEKKQTKPEKSKQTQKTEILYSTLPKVKELSKSQLSNEFLNDFLNQVEDYLKQQAYIEPGGKILLAVSGGVDSIVMMDAVAILAHRMRFSLYVAHFNHKLRGLSADADEVLVRNVSKEYNLHFYAGSGNVKQYSSKNGLSIEHAARILRYNYFERTARNIGVDIVATAHTEDDLVETFFINLFRGSGLTGLSSMPSKRKFVKNVSLVRPFLKFSKKELYKYAEIRKLKWNEDETNSLLNYTRNKIRHDLIPKLIDEYNPSLISLINRTAELIQGADEVIKDIVTKSIINVIDEANNERFSLKINMLLTFNKFMQGELIQYSWNKYFRLQPMPLSTIDRILVLTKSQTGSICEISSGYYVLRDRNNLIFVKRIKDIPSSLIIEKPGEYKIGKYKLEIKEVKPSDVAFSDDKNIEYIPASLMEPFVEIRNKKEGDNFFPLGAPGEMKLSDFLTNEKVSLVDKPNVLILTNKIDILWVMGYRISEKCRVKKSSNEKIYRLKMFLSDKK
- a CDS encoding FKBP-type peptidyl-prolyl cis-trans isomerase; this encodes MTTAQIGSNVSVTYVGKLSDGSIFDSTDEKEPFTFTIGEGEVIPGFEDGIIGMSAGEKKIINIPVEEAYGPHSEDLIFNIAKDEVQTDGDLQVGDMLEMPLKDGNSLYANIVEVTEEELIIDANHELAGEDLTFEIELLSID